In the genome of Cynocephalus volans isolate mCynVol1 chromosome 10, mCynVol1.pri, whole genome shotgun sequence, the window TTTTTGTCATTGTACTTTTGATCTCCAGACTTCctatctggttttttttttttttttgtaatttttatctgTATTGATATTGTTTATTTGGTTCTTATATTTctctttagttctatttttttttttttttttgtctttttgtgaccggccgcaccggccatccttatataggattcaaacccgcggcgggagcactgctgcgctcccagagccgcactctcccaagtgcaccaagGGGTCGGCCCAGCTCTTTAGTTCTTTAGATCAAAAATTTATACTAAAtgtttcctttagtttttttaatatatttaaaatagctgatttttttttttttttgagtatacCTCATAAGTTTATTCTCAAGGGCAATTAAAAATCCCCTTCATAAGGAGAAccatgaacatttttattaatcatATTTATAATACTAACAATGTTTGGCTGATGATGTAAAAATACTTAATCACATtagatacataaaaaagaaattgaagattttAAGATctcaaaaggaaattaagatgCAATAGGTTTCTCTAAATAAGAATGTCAAATCCAGaattacagaatatataaagaaatacacattctaaTATATAAgacattttactattattattttactatatagCATACTAGTGAATACACCAGATTGCATTTTCTCAGGTGACAAATGGCAAATGAGGCATAGGTCTCTTTGATTTCCCCAAGAACCTCAATGTCATCTGTCTTTTGGAGGATTCAGTTTCATACGACGTCTGTGATACTGTCCACGAGGATACCAACGGTGCTTAGTAGTAAAGAACATTTTGCTAAGTTGTTCTATCATGGGTCCTTGCTTAAGTTGTTCACCTTTTTCTTCTAATCTGGTTTTCAGCACTTGATCATGTGTTTCTTCATTATTATGCACAGGATCTGGTCGAGGGATAGGTTTTGTGTGTTCATATGGAATGTCCACAGAAGGGTGGTAGCATACTATTGTCCTGCCATCGGATGTCAAAGCAAGCTCTACTTTACAATTATAGTCATCTGGAAGAGAAGAATACGTAGATTTATGACAAACACAATATAAAGCTCCATTTTGGATTGGAAATAAATGTTTCAAGATAGTTCTCTTTGGTATCACCCATTTTACGGCTCCTGCTGCTGCCATGGTGTATCACGATGCTTATCAGCTGATATGAAGAGGAATTGCTTTTAATATCTGCTAGAGGAATTGCTTTTAATATCTGCTTCTAGGCAAACCAATTTTCATCCCTCAACAAGTCCTCAACGCGAGGCCACCATCTTCTCTCCtaaaatagctgatttaaagtctttgtcttttaagtcCAACATCTGTGATTCCTTGAGGAGTTTCTCTTTACtgttccctgcccctcccccttgtACAGAAAATACTTTCTTATATCTTTGCAcatttggtaatttttttgttgaaaactggacattttaaacaACATAGTTTAGAGACCCTGGATATTAGATTCTCCCCATCCCCAGGATTTGTTGTTATTGCTGCTTGTTGTTGTTACAGAGATTTGTTTGTTTAGTGGCCCTCCTGATCTAATTATGTAAAGTCTGTGTTCTTTGTTGTGTGTGGCCACTGAAGCCTCTGTTTGGTTAGCTTACTGGTCAGTTAATCATTGttcagagatttccttaaatggtTGGAACCAAAATGTATTCCAGCTTTTACTGAGGAGACTCTGAAAATATATTGGGGCGTGCCTTCAGCACTCGGGCAGGCAGTTTTTACCTCTGCTTTGCTTTCATGTCCTGCTTGTGCAGAGCCTCAAGGAGAGCCACAGGTGAGATCTTAGGGCCCTCTCAGCTCTTTCTAGgtcatgcatgtgcatgtgcatgacCTTGCAGATTTCTAGGAATATGTCAGAACTTTTCAAAGCCCCTACGAACATCTTATTTCCaacttatttccttcttttaaacattttggtCAACTTGTTTATTAAATCTGCTATCTCTACTTCAGGTGCTGCAATATTTAATAATTTGCCACAATTGTTTCTGACATACACTGCCATGGCAGTAGGCTGTTTGAACTGGGTTATCTCTGAGTCAGGTTAAGTGAAGACAAGCCCTGCAAGTGGGATTATCTATGAAACAGCCAAATCtgtcaaataatgacaatttctGGGAATGGGGCTTTGAGGAGCTCCAATCCCATTCTGCTCCCTCCAGTGGCTCCTAGGCTGCTAATCTTCACCTTGATGGGGGGGGGGCAGTGCTCATTTTCAAGGCTACTGCAGAgttggaaagaaaagaatgggaaTAGTTAAAACTCCACAGAGCTTGCTATTCTTTCTGAGATTCAgccacttttaaaaacaaacacttcTCAGATTGTTGCAAGCCTTTGATTACTTTCTGGAATTTTGAAAAGttgattttgatcttttttttttttttgccattgttCTCATTGCTTTTAGGGGAGAGATGATTTTCAGAGCTCTTAACCCCACAATTCCTGCTGATGTCAACTGAAGTGATTTTAATATagtgaataaaattaatatattaaaaatcatgacAATTATGGCATTATACCAGGAATGCTGGATTGGTATTATGTTCAAAATTCAATTAGCATAATTCCCCAAAGAAGcagaataaattagaaaaatcatatgattgtCTCAAGGATGTAAAAGAATCATTTGACATAATTCTACACCCATTTATGATTATAAAAATCTTAttaactagaaatagaaggacaCCTCCTCCAAACTGATAAACATATCTAAAAAACAGTGCAagtaacatcatatttaatggtaaagTGCTAAATGCTTTCCCTGTAATATCAAGAACAGGGCAAGAATAACTGTTATTAAGACTTCTATTCAGTATTAACTGGAGGTCCTAGATAGTGTGATAAGGCACGCACCAAAAATGAAAGtcagaaaatttggaaagaggaaataaatctatctccatttacagatgacatgattgtccaTGTAGCAGTCCTAAGGAACCCACAGTAAACTagtagaattaataagtgaat includes:
- the LOC134388668 gene encoding large ribosomal subunit protein mL42 encodes the protein MAAAGAVKWVIPKRTILKHLFPIQNGALYCVCHKSTYSSLPDDYNCKVELALTSDGRTIVCYHPSVDIPYEHTKPIPRPDPVHNNEETHDQVLKTRLEEKGEQLKQGPMIEQLSKMFFTTKHRWYPRGQYHRRRMKLNPPKDR